A DNA window from Oryzias latipes chromosome 5, ASM223467v1 contains the following coding sequences:
- the LOC105354097 gene encoding complement factor H isoform X4 translates to MEVVLNASGLRKLRSLLLIHLFAVNAAADCLTPPTTQHDTDLSEKSRMVDDYREGVQLQLECVSGYVRKSGTGNTTCNSGNWTKSDLICTRKDCGPPRDQPHMKFNLSQGTLFGDAVQVLCDKGYLLSGVTFKQCLSFGWFGKANCFAVVCKTPPEVANGLSSWSGPKNPKYGETVQYSCKEGYTLFGNSSITCDENGGYSPGPPECKAIPTEAKITTTLTSSIPRTSKAETTSTVTIAISTSHRNKLATTQIASTVSPSQEAVVCKTPPEVANASSSWSGPKNPKYGETVQYSCKEGYTLFGNSSITCDENGGYSPGPPECKVCQYHSPLHVLDVPGINTNKESVSVPVIISLTAVFLVIIIVIGFLYMLHQKKKGSYDTGEDLKPELLQFQNL, encoded by the exons ATGGAAGTTGTACTGAACGCTAGTGGACTAAGAAAACTCCGGAGCCTGTTGTTGATCCACCTCTTCGCAGTGAACGCAGCAG CAGACTGCCTTACTCCCCCAACAACACAACACGATACAGACTTATCTGAAAAATCCAGGATGGTGGATGACTACAGAGAAGGTGTTCAACTACAGCTGGAGTGCGTTAGTGGTTATGTCAGGAAAAGTGGCACTGGCAACACAACATGCAACAGTGGAAATTGGACAAAATCAGATCTGATCTGCACAA GAAAGGACTGTGGCCCCCCACGTGATCAGCCTCACATGAAGTTTAATCTAAGCCAAGGTACCCTGTTTGGTGACGCCGTACAAGTACTTTGTGATAAAGG gTATTTACTTTCTGGTGTTACATTCAAACAGTGCTTATCTTTTGGGTGGTTTGGAAAAGCAAATTGTTTTG CTGTTGTCTGTAAAACACCTCCTGAAGTGGCCAATGGCTTGAGTTCTTGGAGTGGTCCAAAAAATCCCAAATATGGGGAAACCGTACAGTACAGCTGTAAAGAAGGTTACACCCTCTTTGGGAATTCCAGCATTACTTGTGATGAAAACGGTGGTTACAGCCCCGGACCTCCTGAATGCAAAG CAATCCCAACCGAAGCTAAAATTACAACAACATTGACATCATCAATACCCAGAACATCAAAAGCAG AAACCACTTCTACAGTTACAATTGCCATATCAACATCTCATAGAAACAAACTTGCTACAACCCAAATAGCTTCAACGGTCTCACCGTCACAAGAAG CTGTTGTCTGTAAAACACCTCCTGAAGTGGCCAACGCTTCGAGTTCTTGGAGTGGTCCAAAAAATCCCAAATATGGGGAAACCGTACAGTACAGCTGTAAAGAAGGTTACACCCTCTTTGGGAATTCCAGCATTACCTGTGATGAAAACGGTGGTTACAGCCCCGGACCTCCTGAATGCAAAG tttGCCAATATCATTCTCCCTTACATGTCCTTG ACGTTCCAggaataaatacaaacaaagaAAGTG TGTCTGTACCAGTTATAATCAGCctgacagctgtttttttag TTATTATCATAGTGATAGGCTTTTTATACATGCTTCATCAGAAGAAGAAAGG CTCATATGATACTGGAGAGGACCTCAAGCCGGAATTATTACAGTTCCAAAACCTTTAG
- the LOC105354097 gene encoding complement factor H isoform X3: MEVVLNASGLRKLRSLLLIHLFAVNAAADCLTPPTTQHDTDLSEKSRMVDDYREGVQLQLECVSGYVRKSGTGNTTCNSGNWTKSDLICTRKDCGPPRDQPHMKFNLSQGTLFGDAVQVLCDKGYLLSGVTFKQCLSFGWFGKANCFAVVCKTPPEVANGLSSWSGPKNPKYGETVQYSCKEGYTLFGNSSITCDENGGYSPGPPECKAIPTEAKITTTLTSSIPRTSKAETTSTVTIAISTSHRNKLATTQIASTVSPSQEAASGSSKETATSSLSSFQAVVCKTPPEVANASSSWSGPKNPKYGETVQYSCKEGYTLFGNSSITCDENGGYSPGPPECKVCQYHSPLHVLDVPGINTNKESVSVPVIISLTAVFLVIIIVIGFLYMLHQKKKGNHAVQVV, translated from the exons ATGGAAGTTGTACTGAACGCTAGTGGACTAAGAAAACTCCGGAGCCTGTTGTTGATCCACCTCTTCGCAGTGAACGCAGCAG CAGACTGCCTTACTCCCCCAACAACACAACACGATACAGACTTATCTGAAAAATCCAGGATGGTGGATGACTACAGAGAAGGTGTTCAACTACAGCTGGAGTGCGTTAGTGGTTATGTCAGGAAAAGTGGCACTGGCAACACAACATGCAACAGTGGAAATTGGACAAAATCAGATCTGATCTGCACAA GAAAGGACTGTGGCCCCCCACGTGATCAGCCTCACATGAAGTTTAATCTAAGCCAAGGTACCCTGTTTGGTGACGCCGTACAAGTACTTTGTGATAAAGG gTATTTACTTTCTGGTGTTACATTCAAACAGTGCTTATCTTTTGGGTGGTTTGGAAAAGCAAATTGTTTTG CTGTTGTCTGTAAAACACCTCCTGAAGTGGCCAATGGCTTGAGTTCTTGGAGTGGTCCAAAAAATCCCAAATATGGGGAAACCGTACAGTACAGCTGTAAAGAAGGTTACACCCTCTTTGGGAATTCCAGCATTACTTGTGATGAAAACGGTGGTTACAGCCCCGGACCTCCTGAATGCAAAG CAATCCCAACCGAAGCTAAAATTACAACAACATTGACATCATCAATACCCAGAACATCAAAAGCAG AAACCACTTCTACAGTTACAATTGCCATATCAACATCTCATAGAAACAAACTTGCTACAACCCAAATAGCTTCAACGGTCTCACCGTCACAAGAAG CTGCCAGTGGCTCTTCAAAAGAAACTGCTACTtcatctttgtcttcatttCAAG CTGTTGTCTGTAAAACACCTCCTGAAGTGGCCAACGCTTCGAGTTCTTGGAGTGGTCCAAAAAATCCCAAATATGGGGAAACCGTACAGTACAGCTGTAAAGAAGGTTACACCCTCTTTGGGAATTCCAGCATTACCTGTGATGAAAACGGTGGTTACAGCCCCGGACCTCCTGAATGCAAAG tttGCCAATATCATTCTCCCTTACATGTCCTTG ACGTTCCAggaataaatacaaacaaagaAAGTG TGTCTGTACCAGTTATAATCAGCctgacagctgtttttttag TTATTATCATAGTGATAGGCTTTTTATACATGCTTCATCAGAAGAAGAAAGG CAACCATGCAGTACAAGTGGTGTGA
- the LOC105354097 gene encoding complement factor H isoform X1, producing MEVVLNASGLRKLRSLLLIHLFAVNAAADCLTPPTTQHDTDLSEKSRMVDDYREGVQLQLECVSGYVRKSGTGNTTCNSGNWTKSDLICTRKDCGPPRDQPHMKFNLSQGTLFGDAVQVLCDKGYLLSGVTFKQCLSFGWFGKANCFAVVCKTPPEVANGLSSWSGPKNPKYGETVQYSCKEGYTLFGNSSITCDENGGYSPGPPECKAIPTEAKITTTLTSSIPRTSKAETTSTVTIAISTSHRNKLATTQIASTVSPSQEAASGSSKETATSSLSSFQAVVCKTPPEVANASSSWSGPKNPKYGETVQYSCKEGYTLFGNSSITCDENGGYSPGPPECKVCQYHSPLHVLDVPGINTNKESVSVPVIISLTAVFLVIIIVIGFLYMLHQKKKGSYDTGEDLKPELLQFQNL from the exons ATGGAAGTTGTACTGAACGCTAGTGGACTAAGAAAACTCCGGAGCCTGTTGTTGATCCACCTCTTCGCAGTGAACGCAGCAG CAGACTGCCTTACTCCCCCAACAACACAACACGATACAGACTTATCTGAAAAATCCAGGATGGTGGATGACTACAGAGAAGGTGTTCAACTACAGCTGGAGTGCGTTAGTGGTTATGTCAGGAAAAGTGGCACTGGCAACACAACATGCAACAGTGGAAATTGGACAAAATCAGATCTGATCTGCACAA GAAAGGACTGTGGCCCCCCACGTGATCAGCCTCACATGAAGTTTAATCTAAGCCAAGGTACCCTGTTTGGTGACGCCGTACAAGTACTTTGTGATAAAGG gTATTTACTTTCTGGTGTTACATTCAAACAGTGCTTATCTTTTGGGTGGTTTGGAAAAGCAAATTGTTTTG CTGTTGTCTGTAAAACACCTCCTGAAGTGGCCAATGGCTTGAGTTCTTGGAGTGGTCCAAAAAATCCCAAATATGGGGAAACCGTACAGTACAGCTGTAAAGAAGGTTACACCCTCTTTGGGAATTCCAGCATTACTTGTGATGAAAACGGTGGTTACAGCCCCGGACCTCCTGAATGCAAAG CAATCCCAACCGAAGCTAAAATTACAACAACATTGACATCATCAATACCCAGAACATCAAAAGCAG AAACCACTTCTACAGTTACAATTGCCATATCAACATCTCATAGAAACAAACTTGCTACAACCCAAATAGCTTCAACGGTCTCACCGTCACAAGAAG CTGCCAGTGGCTCTTCAAAAGAAACTGCTACTtcatctttgtcttcatttCAAG CTGTTGTCTGTAAAACACCTCCTGAAGTGGCCAACGCTTCGAGTTCTTGGAGTGGTCCAAAAAATCCCAAATATGGGGAAACCGTACAGTACAGCTGTAAAGAAGGTTACACCCTCTTTGGGAATTCCAGCATTACCTGTGATGAAAACGGTGGTTACAGCCCCGGACCTCCTGAATGCAAAG tttGCCAATATCATTCTCCCTTACATGTCCTTG ACGTTCCAggaataaatacaaacaaagaAAGTG TGTCTGTACCAGTTATAATCAGCctgacagctgtttttttag TTATTATCATAGTGATAGGCTTTTTATACATGCTTCATCAGAAGAAGAAAGG CTCATATGATACTGGAGAGGACCTCAAGCCGGAATTATTACAGTTCCAAAACCTTTAG
- the LOC105354097 gene encoding complement factor H isoform X6 translates to MEVVLNASGLRKLRSLLLIHLFAVNAAADCLTPPTTQHDTDLSEKSRMVDDYREGVQLQLECVSGYVRKSGTGNTTCNSGNWTKSDLICTRKDCGPPRDQPHMKFNLSQGTLFGDAVQVLCDKGYLLSGVTFKQCLSFGWFGKANCFAVVCKTPPEVANGLSSWSGPKNPKYGETVQYSCKEGYTLFGNSSITCDENGGYSPGPPECKAIPTEAKITTTLTSSIPRTSKAETTSTVTIAISTSHRNKLATTQIASTVSPSQEAASGSSKETATSSLSSFQAVVCKTPPEVANASSSWSGPKNPKYGETVQYSCKEGYTLFGNSSITCDENGGYSPGPPECKDVPGINTNKESVSVPVIISLTAVFLVIIIVIGFLYMLHQKKKGNHAVQVV, encoded by the exons ATGGAAGTTGTACTGAACGCTAGTGGACTAAGAAAACTCCGGAGCCTGTTGTTGATCCACCTCTTCGCAGTGAACGCAGCAG CAGACTGCCTTACTCCCCCAACAACACAACACGATACAGACTTATCTGAAAAATCCAGGATGGTGGATGACTACAGAGAAGGTGTTCAACTACAGCTGGAGTGCGTTAGTGGTTATGTCAGGAAAAGTGGCACTGGCAACACAACATGCAACAGTGGAAATTGGACAAAATCAGATCTGATCTGCACAA GAAAGGACTGTGGCCCCCCACGTGATCAGCCTCACATGAAGTTTAATCTAAGCCAAGGTACCCTGTTTGGTGACGCCGTACAAGTACTTTGTGATAAAGG gTATTTACTTTCTGGTGTTACATTCAAACAGTGCTTATCTTTTGGGTGGTTTGGAAAAGCAAATTGTTTTG CTGTTGTCTGTAAAACACCTCCTGAAGTGGCCAATGGCTTGAGTTCTTGGAGTGGTCCAAAAAATCCCAAATATGGGGAAACCGTACAGTACAGCTGTAAAGAAGGTTACACCCTCTTTGGGAATTCCAGCATTACTTGTGATGAAAACGGTGGTTACAGCCCCGGACCTCCTGAATGCAAAG CAATCCCAACCGAAGCTAAAATTACAACAACATTGACATCATCAATACCCAGAACATCAAAAGCAG AAACCACTTCTACAGTTACAATTGCCATATCAACATCTCATAGAAACAAACTTGCTACAACCCAAATAGCTTCAACGGTCTCACCGTCACAAGAAG CTGCCAGTGGCTCTTCAAAAGAAACTGCTACTtcatctttgtcttcatttCAAG CTGTTGTCTGTAAAACACCTCCTGAAGTGGCCAACGCTTCGAGTTCTTGGAGTGGTCCAAAAAATCCCAAATATGGGGAAACCGTACAGTACAGCTGTAAAGAAGGTTACACCCTCTTTGGGAATTCCAGCATTACCTGTGATGAAAACGGTGGTTACAGCCCCGGACCTCCTGAATGCAAAG ACGTTCCAggaataaatacaaacaaagaAAGTG TGTCTGTACCAGTTATAATCAGCctgacagctgtttttttag TTATTATCATAGTGATAGGCTTTTTATACATGCTTCATCAGAAGAAGAAAGG CAACCATGCAGTACAAGTGGTGTGA
- the LOC105354097 gene encoding complement receptor type 2 isoform X5: protein MEVVLNASGLRKLRSLLLIHLFAVNAAADCLTPPTTQHDTDLSEKSRMVDDYREGVQLQLECVSGYVRKSGTGNTTCNSGNWTKSDLICTRKDCGPPRDQPHMKFNLSQGTLFGDAVQVLCDKGYLLSGVTFKQCLSFGWFGKANCFAVVCKTPPEVANGLSSWSGPKNPKYGETVQYSCKEGYTLFGNSSITCDENGGYSPGPPECKETTSTVTIAISTSHRNKLATTQIASTVSPSQEAASGSSKETATSSLSSFQAVVCKTPPEVANASSSWSGPKNPKYGETVQYSCKEGYTLFGNSSITCDENGGYSPGPPECKVCQYHSPLHVLDVPGINTNKESVSVPVIISLTAVFLVIIIVIGFLYMLHQKKKGSYDTGEDLKPELLQFQNL from the exons ATGGAAGTTGTACTGAACGCTAGTGGACTAAGAAAACTCCGGAGCCTGTTGTTGATCCACCTCTTCGCAGTGAACGCAGCAG CAGACTGCCTTACTCCCCCAACAACACAACACGATACAGACTTATCTGAAAAATCCAGGATGGTGGATGACTACAGAGAAGGTGTTCAACTACAGCTGGAGTGCGTTAGTGGTTATGTCAGGAAAAGTGGCACTGGCAACACAACATGCAACAGTGGAAATTGGACAAAATCAGATCTGATCTGCACAA GAAAGGACTGTGGCCCCCCACGTGATCAGCCTCACATGAAGTTTAATCTAAGCCAAGGTACCCTGTTTGGTGACGCCGTACAAGTACTTTGTGATAAAGG gTATTTACTTTCTGGTGTTACATTCAAACAGTGCTTATCTTTTGGGTGGTTTGGAAAAGCAAATTGTTTTG CTGTTGTCTGTAAAACACCTCCTGAAGTGGCCAATGGCTTGAGTTCTTGGAGTGGTCCAAAAAATCCCAAATATGGGGAAACCGTACAGTACAGCTGTAAAGAAGGTTACACCCTCTTTGGGAATTCCAGCATTACTTGTGATGAAAACGGTGGTTACAGCCCCGGACCTCCTGAATGCAAAG AAACCACTTCTACAGTTACAATTGCCATATCAACATCTCATAGAAACAAACTTGCTACAACCCAAATAGCTTCAACGGTCTCACCGTCACAAGAAG CTGCCAGTGGCTCTTCAAAAGAAACTGCTACTtcatctttgtcttcatttCAAG CTGTTGTCTGTAAAACACCTCCTGAAGTGGCCAACGCTTCGAGTTCTTGGAGTGGTCCAAAAAATCCCAAATATGGGGAAACCGTACAGTACAGCTGTAAAGAAGGTTACACCCTCTTTGGGAATTCCAGCATTACCTGTGATGAAAACGGTGGTTACAGCCCCGGACCTCCTGAATGCAAAG tttGCCAATATCATTCTCCCTTACATGTCCTTG ACGTTCCAggaataaatacaaacaaagaAAGTG TGTCTGTACCAGTTATAATCAGCctgacagctgtttttttag TTATTATCATAGTGATAGGCTTTTTATACATGCTTCATCAGAAGAAGAAAGG CTCATATGATACTGGAGAGGACCTCAAGCCGGAATTATTACAGTTCCAAAACCTTTAG
- the LOC105354097 gene encoding complement factor H isoform X2 — MEVVLNASGLRKLRSLLLIHLFAVNAAADCLTPPTTQHDTDLSEKSRMVDDYREGVQLQLECVSGYVRKSGTGNTTCNSGNWTKSDLICTRKDCGPPRDQPHMKFNLSQGTLFGDAVQVLCDKGYLLSGVTFKQCLSFGWFGKANCFAVVCKTPPEVANGLSSWSGPKNPKYGETVQYSCKEGYTLFGNSSITCDENGGYSPGPPECKAIPTEAKITTTLTSSIPRTSKAETTSTVTIAISTSHRNKLATTQIASTVSPSQEAASGSSKETATSSLSSFQAVVCKTPPEVANASSSWSGPKNPKYGETVQYSCKEGYTLFGNSSITCDENGGYSPGPPECKDVPGINTNKESVSVPVIISLTAVFLVIIIVIGFLYMLHQKKKGSYDTGEDLKPELLQFQNL; from the exons ATGGAAGTTGTACTGAACGCTAGTGGACTAAGAAAACTCCGGAGCCTGTTGTTGATCCACCTCTTCGCAGTGAACGCAGCAG CAGACTGCCTTACTCCCCCAACAACACAACACGATACAGACTTATCTGAAAAATCCAGGATGGTGGATGACTACAGAGAAGGTGTTCAACTACAGCTGGAGTGCGTTAGTGGTTATGTCAGGAAAAGTGGCACTGGCAACACAACATGCAACAGTGGAAATTGGACAAAATCAGATCTGATCTGCACAA GAAAGGACTGTGGCCCCCCACGTGATCAGCCTCACATGAAGTTTAATCTAAGCCAAGGTACCCTGTTTGGTGACGCCGTACAAGTACTTTGTGATAAAGG gTATTTACTTTCTGGTGTTACATTCAAACAGTGCTTATCTTTTGGGTGGTTTGGAAAAGCAAATTGTTTTG CTGTTGTCTGTAAAACACCTCCTGAAGTGGCCAATGGCTTGAGTTCTTGGAGTGGTCCAAAAAATCCCAAATATGGGGAAACCGTACAGTACAGCTGTAAAGAAGGTTACACCCTCTTTGGGAATTCCAGCATTACTTGTGATGAAAACGGTGGTTACAGCCCCGGACCTCCTGAATGCAAAG CAATCCCAACCGAAGCTAAAATTACAACAACATTGACATCATCAATACCCAGAACATCAAAAGCAG AAACCACTTCTACAGTTACAATTGCCATATCAACATCTCATAGAAACAAACTTGCTACAACCCAAATAGCTTCAACGGTCTCACCGTCACAAGAAG CTGCCAGTGGCTCTTCAAAAGAAACTGCTACTtcatctttgtcttcatttCAAG CTGTTGTCTGTAAAACACCTCCTGAAGTGGCCAACGCTTCGAGTTCTTGGAGTGGTCCAAAAAATCCCAAATATGGGGAAACCGTACAGTACAGCTGTAAAGAAGGTTACACCCTCTTTGGGAATTCCAGCATTACCTGTGATGAAAACGGTGGTTACAGCCCCGGACCTCCTGAATGCAAAG ACGTTCCAggaataaatacaaacaaagaAAGTG TGTCTGTACCAGTTATAATCAGCctgacagctgtttttttag TTATTATCATAGTGATAGGCTTTTTATACATGCTTCATCAGAAGAAGAAAGG CTCATATGATACTGGAGAGGACCTCAAGCCGGAATTATTACAGTTCCAAAACCTTTAG
- the LOC105354097 gene encoding complement receptor type 2 isoform X7, whose protein sequence is MEVVLNASGLRKLRSLLLIHLFAVNAAADCLTPPTTQHDTDLSEKSRMVDDYREGVQLQLECVSGYVRKSGTGNTTCNSGNWTKSDLICTRKDCGPPRDQPHMKFNLSQGTLFGDAVQVLCDKGYLLSGVTFKQCLSFGWFGKANCFAVVCKTPPEVANGLSSWSGPKNPKYGETVQYSCKEGYTLFGNSSITCDENGGYSPGPPECKETTSTVTIAISTSHRNKLATTQIASTVSPSQEAVVCKTPPEVANASSSWSGPKNPKYGETVQYSCKEGYTLFGNSSITCDENGGYSPGPPECKVCQYHSPLHVLDVPGINTNKESVSVPVIISLTAVFLVIIIVIGFLYMLHQKKKGSYDTGEDLKPELLQFQNL, encoded by the exons ATGGAAGTTGTACTGAACGCTAGTGGACTAAGAAAACTCCGGAGCCTGTTGTTGATCCACCTCTTCGCAGTGAACGCAGCAG CAGACTGCCTTACTCCCCCAACAACACAACACGATACAGACTTATCTGAAAAATCCAGGATGGTGGATGACTACAGAGAAGGTGTTCAACTACAGCTGGAGTGCGTTAGTGGTTATGTCAGGAAAAGTGGCACTGGCAACACAACATGCAACAGTGGAAATTGGACAAAATCAGATCTGATCTGCACAA GAAAGGACTGTGGCCCCCCACGTGATCAGCCTCACATGAAGTTTAATCTAAGCCAAGGTACCCTGTTTGGTGACGCCGTACAAGTACTTTGTGATAAAGG gTATTTACTTTCTGGTGTTACATTCAAACAGTGCTTATCTTTTGGGTGGTTTGGAAAAGCAAATTGTTTTG CTGTTGTCTGTAAAACACCTCCTGAAGTGGCCAATGGCTTGAGTTCTTGGAGTGGTCCAAAAAATCCCAAATATGGGGAAACCGTACAGTACAGCTGTAAAGAAGGTTACACCCTCTTTGGGAATTCCAGCATTACTTGTGATGAAAACGGTGGTTACAGCCCCGGACCTCCTGAATGCAAAG AAACCACTTCTACAGTTACAATTGCCATATCAACATCTCATAGAAACAAACTTGCTACAACCCAAATAGCTTCAACGGTCTCACCGTCACAAGAAG CTGTTGTCTGTAAAACACCTCCTGAAGTGGCCAACGCTTCGAGTTCTTGGAGTGGTCCAAAAAATCCCAAATATGGGGAAACCGTACAGTACAGCTGTAAAGAAGGTTACACCCTCTTTGGGAATTCCAGCATTACCTGTGATGAAAACGGTGGTTACAGCCCCGGACCTCCTGAATGCAAAG tttGCCAATATCATTCTCCCTTACATGTCCTTG ACGTTCCAggaataaatacaaacaaagaAAGTG TGTCTGTACCAGTTATAATCAGCctgacagctgtttttttag TTATTATCATAGTGATAGGCTTTTTATACATGCTTCATCAGAAGAAGAAAGG CTCATATGATACTGGAGAGGACCTCAAGCCGGAATTATTACAGTTCCAAAACCTTTAG
- the LOC105354097 gene encoding membrane cofactor protein isoform X8 produces MEVVLNASGLRKLRSLLLIHLFAVNAAADCLTPPTTQHDTDLSEKSRMVDDYREGVQLQLECVSGYVRKSGTGNTTCNSGNWTKSDLICTRKDCGPPRDQPHMKFNLSQGTLFGDAVQVLCDKGYLLSGVTFKQCLSFGWFGKANCFAVVCKTPPEVANGLSSWSGPKNPKYGETVQYSCKEGYTLFGNSSITCDENGGYSPGPPECKAASGSSKETATSSLSSFQAVVCKTPPEVANASSSWSGPKNPKYGETVQYSCKEGYTLFGNSSITCDENGGYSPGPPECKVCQYHSPLHVLDVPGINTNKESVSVPVIISLTAVFLVIIIVIGFLYMLHQKKKGSYDTGEDLKPELLQFQNL; encoded by the exons ATGGAAGTTGTACTGAACGCTAGTGGACTAAGAAAACTCCGGAGCCTGTTGTTGATCCACCTCTTCGCAGTGAACGCAGCAG CAGACTGCCTTACTCCCCCAACAACACAACACGATACAGACTTATCTGAAAAATCCAGGATGGTGGATGACTACAGAGAAGGTGTTCAACTACAGCTGGAGTGCGTTAGTGGTTATGTCAGGAAAAGTGGCACTGGCAACACAACATGCAACAGTGGAAATTGGACAAAATCAGATCTGATCTGCACAA GAAAGGACTGTGGCCCCCCACGTGATCAGCCTCACATGAAGTTTAATCTAAGCCAAGGTACCCTGTTTGGTGACGCCGTACAAGTACTTTGTGATAAAGG gTATTTACTTTCTGGTGTTACATTCAAACAGTGCTTATCTTTTGGGTGGTTTGGAAAAGCAAATTGTTTTG CTGTTGTCTGTAAAACACCTCCTGAAGTGGCCAATGGCTTGAGTTCTTGGAGTGGTCCAAAAAATCCCAAATATGGGGAAACCGTACAGTACAGCTGTAAAGAAGGTTACACCCTCTTTGGGAATTCCAGCATTACTTGTGATGAAAACGGTGGTTACAGCCCCGGACCTCCTGAATGCAAAG CTGCCAGTGGCTCTTCAAAAGAAACTGCTACTtcatctttgtcttcatttCAAG CTGTTGTCTGTAAAACACCTCCTGAAGTGGCCAACGCTTCGAGTTCTTGGAGTGGTCCAAAAAATCCCAAATATGGGGAAACCGTACAGTACAGCTGTAAAGAAGGTTACACCCTCTTTGGGAATTCCAGCATTACCTGTGATGAAAACGGTGGTTACAGCCCCGGACCTCCTGAATGCAAAG tttGCCAATATCATTCTCCCTTACATGTCCTTG ACGTTCCAggaataaatacaaacaaagaAAGTG TGTCTGTACCAGTTATAATCAGCctgacagctgtttttttag TTATTATCATAGTGATAGGCTTTTTATACATGCTTCATCAGAAGAAGAAAGG CTCATATGATACTGGAGAGGACCTCAAGCCGGAATTATTACAGTTCCAAAACCTTTAG
- the LOC105354097 gene encoding membrane cofactor protein isoform X9 gives MEVVLNASGLRKLRSLLLIHLFAVNAAADCLTPPTTQHDTDLSEKSRMVDDYREGVQLQLECVSGYVRKSGTGNTTCNSGNWTKSDLICTRKDCGPPRDQPHMKFNLSQGTLFGDAVQVLCDKGYLLSGVTFKQCLSFGWFGKANCFAVVCKTPPEVANGLSSWSGPKNPKYGETVQYSCKEGYTLFGNSSITCDENGGYSPGPPECKAVVCKTPPEVANASSSWSGPKNPKYGETVQYSCKEGYTLFGNSSITCDENGGYSPGPPECKVCQYHSPLHVLDVPGINTNKESVSVPVIISLTAVFLVIIIVIGFLYMLHQKKKGSYDTGEDLKPELLQFQNL, from the exons ATGGAAGTTGTACTGAACGCTAGTGGACTAAGAAAACTCCGGAGCCTGTTGTTGATCCACCTCTTCGCAGTGAACGCAGCAG CAGACTGCCTTACTCCCCCAACAACACAACACGATACAGACTTATCTGAAAAATCCAGGATGGTGGATGACTACAGAGAAGGTGTTCAACTACAGCTGGAGTGCGTTAGTGGTTATGTCAGGAAAAGTGGCACTGGCAACACAACATGCAACAGTGGAAATTGGACAAAATCAGATCTGATCTGCACAA GAAAGGACTGTGGCCCCCCACGTGATCAGCCTCACATGAAGTTTAATCTAAGCCAAGGTACCCTGTTTGGTGACGCCGTACAAGTACTTTGTGATAAAGG gTATTTACTTTCTGGTGTTACATTCAAACAGTGCTTATCTTTTGGGTGGTTTGGAAAAGCAAATTGTTTTG CTGTTGTCTGTAAAACACCTCCTGAAGTGGCCAATGGCTTGAGTTCTTGGAGTGGTCCAAAAAATCCCAAATATGGGGAAACCGTACAGTACAGCTGTAAAGAAGGTTACACCCTCTTTGGGAATTCCAGCATTACTTGTGATGAAAACGGTGGTTACAGCCCCGGACCTCCTGAATGCAAAG CTGTTGTCTGTAAAACACCTCCTGAAGTGGCCAACGCTTCGAGTTCTTGGAGTGGTCCAAAAAATCCCAAATATGGGGAAACCGTACAGTACAGCTGTAAAGAAGGTTACACCCTCTTTGGGAATTCCAGCATTACCTGTGATGAAAACGGTGGTTACAGCCCCGGACCTCCTGAATGCAAAG tttGCCAATATCATTCTCCCTTACATGTCCTTG ACGTTCCAggaataaatacaaacaaagaAAGTG TGTCTGTACCAGTTATAATCAGCctgacagctgtttttttag TTATTATCATAGTGATAGGCTTTTTATACATGCTTCATCAGAAGAAGAAAGG CTCATATGATACTGGAGAGGACCTCAAGCCGGAATTATTACAGTTCCAAAACCTTTAG